Proteins encoded in a region of the Streptomyces sp. PCS3-D2 genome:
- a CDS encoding TetR/AcrR family transcriptional regulator has translation MGATRTPRGKWIEEGLRALAAGGPEAVRVEVLAQALGVSKGGFYGYFGSRGALLTEMLDTWEREVTEAVIELVESGGGDARARLDRLFTIVASYEEGPVVGVDADLAIRDWARRDEAVAERLRRADSRRMEYLRSLFRAFCADEDDVEVRSLITFSLRIGSHFIAADHGGRSRAEVMALTRKWLLR, from the coding sequence ATGGGTGCGACCCGCACACCGCGCGGCAAGTGGATCGAGGAGGGGCTGCGGGCGCTGGCCGCCGGCGGCCCGGAGGCCGTCCGCGTCGAGGTGCTCGCGCAGGCGCTCGGCGTCAGCAAGGGCGGCTTCTACGGGTACTTCGGCAGCCGGGGCGCGCTGCTCACCGAGATGCTCGACACCTGGGAGCGCGAGGTCACCGAGGCGGTGATCGAGCTGGTCGAGAGCGGCGGGGGAGACGCCAGGGCCAGGCTGGACCGGCTGTTCACGATCGTCGCCTCCTACGAGGAGGGGCCGGTGGTCGGCGTCGACGCCGACCTGGCGATCCGCGACTGGGCCCGGCGCGACGAGGCCGTCGCCGAGCGGCTGCGCCGCGCGGACAGCCGGCGTATGGAGTACTTGCGCTCGCTGTTCCGCGCGTTCTGCGCCGACGAGGACGACGTCGAAGTCCGCTCCCTGATCACCTTCTCCCTGCGGATCGGCTCCCACTTCATCGCCGCCGACCACGGCGGCCGCAGCCGCGCGGAGGTCATGGCGCTGACCCGGAAGTGGCTCCTGCGCTAG
- the phoU gene encoding phosphate signaling complex protein PhoU yields MRDAYHEELDSIGEGLVEMARLVGSAIGRATTSMLDADLKLAESVIAADQKVDDLQHDLEARAIALLARQQPVATDLRIVVTSLRMSADLERSGDLAQHVAKLARLRFPDRAVPRDLHATILEMGQLAQRLMAKAAEVIITKDVDLALQLEQDDDEMDQLHRTLFQHLMDDRWKHGIETAVDVTLLGRYYERFADHAVSVAKRVVYLVTGEHADELQQPTQVEGV; encoded by the coding sequence ATGCGCGACGCGTACCACGAGGAACTGGACTCGATCGGGGAGGGCCTGGTCGAGATGGCCCGGCTCGTCGGTTCCGCGATCGGACGTGCCACGACGTCCATGCTCGACGCCGACCTCAAGCTCGCCGAGAGCGTCATCGCGGCGGACCAGAAGGTCGACGACCTCCAGCACGACCTGGAGGCCCGCGCCATCGCCCTGCTGGCCCGCCAGCAGCCCGTCGCCACGGACCTGCGGATCGTCGTGACCTCGCTGCGGATGAGCGCCGACCTGGAACGCAGCGGCGACCTGGCCCAGCACGTGGCGAAGCTCGCCCGGCTGCGCTTCCCGGACCGCGCCGTCCCGCGGGACCTGCACGCCACGATCCTGGAGATGGGGCAGCTGGCGCAGCGCCTGATGGCGAAGGCGGCCGAGGTCATCATCACGAAGGACGTCGACCTGGCGCTCCAGCTGGAACAGGACGACGACGAGATGGACCAGCTGCACCGCACGCTGTTCCAGCACCTGATGGACGACCGCTGGAAGCACGGCATCGAGACGGCGGTGGACGTGACGCTGCTCGGCCGCTACTACGAGCGCTTCGCCGACCACGCGGTGTCGGTCGCCAAGCGGGTGGTCTACCTGGTGACGGGCGAGCACGCCGACGAGCTCCAGCAGCCGACCCAGGTCGAGGGCGTCTGA
- a CDS encoding cell wall metabolism sensor histidine kinase WalK, which translates to MDVNAAVAAAAAIAGLCTGVIAMLAFRWSERDQARPTRSSMRPDINAVLPPGVDTVLSVLRSSAVVLDEGDAVVKASSAAYALGLVRGGKLAVEPMLHMARDTRRDGEIRQVELDLPRRGTGRGEALAVSARVAPLGSRLVLLLVEDLTEARRIEAVRRDFVANVSHELKTPVGAISLLSEAVMDAADDPEAVSRFAGRMQIESTRLISLVQELIDLSRVQNDDPLEDAEPVRVDTLVAEAIDRCRHTASSKQITMAAGGTADLRVWGHRGQLAAALGNLVENAVNYSPARTRVGIAARRVTAPGGDLIEIAVTDQGIGIPEKDRERIFERFYRVDPARSRATGGTGLGLAIVKHVAASHGGEVSVWSSEGQGSTFTLRLPEAAASSPAAAPRTHPTPA; encoded by the coding sequence ATGGACGTGAACGCGGCGGTCGCCGCAGCTGCAGCGATCGCCGGTCTGTGCACCGGCGTCATCGCGATGCTGGCGTTCCGCTGGAGCGAGCGCGACCAGGCCCGCCCCACCCGGAGCTCCATGCGCCCCGACATCAATGCGGTGCTCCCGCCCGGTGTGGACACCGTCCTGTCGGTGCTCCGCTCCTCCGCCGTGGTGCTCGACGAGGGAGACGCCGTCGTCAAGGCCTCGTCCGCCGCCTACGCCCTCGGGCTCGTGCGCGGCGGCAAGCTTGCCGTGGAGCCGATGCTCCACATGGCCCGTGACACCCGTCGCGACGGGGAGATACGCCAGGTCGAGCTGGACCTGCCACGCCGCGGTACCGGTCGGGGCGAGGCCCTCGCGGTGTCGGCGCGCGTCGCCCCGCTCGGCTCCCGCCTGGTGCTGCTCCTGGTCGAGGACCTCACCGAGGCCCGCCGCATCGAGGCCGTCCGCCGTGACTTCGTGGCCAACGTGTCCCACGAGCTGAAGACCCCGGTCGGGGCGATCTCCCTGCTGTCCGAGGCCGTCATGGACGCCGCGGACGACCCCGAGGCGGTCAGCCGCTTCGCCGGCCGCATGCAGATCGAGTCGACCCGGCTGATCAGCCTGGTGCAGGAGCTCATCGACCTGTCCCGGGTGCAGAACGACGACCCGCTGGAGGACGCCGAGCCCGTCCGCGTGGACACGCTGGTCGCCGAGGCCATCGACCGCTGCCGCCATACGGCGTCGTCCAAGCAGATCACCATGGCCGCGGGCGGCACCGCCGACCTGCGCGTCTGGGGCCACCGGGGGCAGCTCGCCGCCGCCCTCGGCAACCTGGTCGAGAACGCCGTCAACTACAGCCCCGCCCGTACCCGCGTCGGCATAGCCGCACGCAGGGTCACGGCCCCCGGAGGAGACCTGATCGAGATCGCCGTGACCGACCAGGGCATCGGCATCCCGGAGAAGGACCGCGAGCGGATCTTCGAGCGCTTCTACCGCGTGGACCCGGCCCGCTCCCGCGCCACGGGAGGCACCGGCCTCGGCCTTGCGATCGTGAAGCACGTGGCCGCCTCGCACGGCGGGGAGGTGTCGGTGTGGAGCTCGGAGGGCCAGGGCTCCACCTTCACCCTGCGGCTCCCCGAAGCGGCCGCGTCGTCCCCGGCGGCCGCGCCCCGCACCCACCCGACCCCAGCCTGA
- a CDS encoding response regulator transcription factor: protein MTRVLVVEDEESFSDALSYMLRKEGFEVAIAATGPDGLDEFERNGADLVLLDLMLPGLPGTEVCRQLRGRSNVPVIMVTAKDSEIDKVVGLEIGADDYVTKPFSSRELVARIRAVLRRRGEPEEVTPAALEAGPVRMDVDRHVVTVAGGKVDLPLKEFDLLEMLLRNAGRVLTRMQLIDRVWGADYVGDTKTLDVHVKRLRAKIEPDPGAPRYLVTVRGLGYKFEP from the coding sequence GTGACCCGAGTGCTCGTCGTCGAGGATGAGGAATCCTTCAGCGACGCCCTGTCCTACATGCTCCGCAAGGAGGGCTTCGAGGTCGCCATCGCGGCGACCGGCCCCGACGGGCTCGACGAGTTCGAGCGCAACGGCGCCGACCTCGTCCTCCTCGACCTGATGCTCCCCGGTCTGCCCGGCACCGAGGTGTGCCGGCAACTGCGCGGCCGCTCCAACGTGCCCGTGATCATGGTGACCGCCAAGGACAGCGAGATCGACAAGGTCGTCGGGCTGGAGATAGGAGCGGACGACTACGTCACCAAGCCCTTCTCCTCGCGGGAGCTGGTCGCCCGCATCCGCGCGGTCCTGCGCCGCCGCGGCGAGCCGGAGGAGGTCACCCCGGCGGCCCTGGAGGCCGGCCCGGTACGGATGGACGTCGACCGCCACGTGGTCACCGTCGCCGGCGGCAAGGTGGACCTCCCGCTGAAGGAGTTCGACCTGCTGGAGATGCTGCTGCGCAACGCGGGCCGCGTGCTGACCCGCATGCAGCTGATCGACCGGGTCTGGGGCGCCGACTACGTGGGCGACACCAAGACCCTCGACGTCCACGTCAAGCGCCTGCGCGCCAAGATCGAGCCGGACCCGGGAGCCCCGCGCTACCTGGTCACGGTCCGCGGCCTCGGCTACAAGTTCGAGCCGTAG